TACCCGTCTCGAGTCAGTCACCCTCAATCTCGGCGTCGGGATCGGCCGGCGGCAGGGCGCGCAGCGACCGCGGCGGCACCAGATAGTTGCCGCGCCGGTCGACGAAGATGTAGTGGCGAATGCCGTTGTTCGCCATCGGCACGTCCAGATCCGCGCCCGTCATCGCCTCGCGGGTTCGGACGAAGTCGTCGATCCCCCGCTGGAGCGCGAGGAAGTGGACGCCCGGCCGATCGCCGTCGACGGTATTGAAATCGCGGCGCAGGAGCGGCGGTTCCCCGTCCTCGCGGGCTCGAGCGGCCTTCTGCGCGTGCCCGACGACGTTGTGCTCGCGCGCGTCGTCCGCGGTGGCGTCGATCCGCTCGGTCGTCAACCCGTTCGTCGTCGTCAGTTCCTCGCCGACGTCGCCGACGAGTTCCTCTTCGGCGTGCTCCCGGCTGAACAGTTTCGAGACGCGTTGCGTGTGGTTCTCCTGCTGGAACCACTGCTCGAGGTTGATCTCCAGCGATTCGATATGCTGGGTCGTCCCGCCGGCGAACGGCCCCGACTCGATCGTCACTCGATCCTCGGTCGCCTGACTAGCCTGGAACCCCGAGCGAAAGCCCATGAAAAAGGGCGCGTCCTCGGGCACCGACTCCGGGACGCCGGAGACGTCCGTACGGTCGGCCGGCAGCCCCGCGCCGACGAAGCCGGTCCGCCGGCGATCCTCGAGGCGCTCGAAGACGCCCGTTAGGTCGGTCTCGACCTCGAGGCCGTTCAGTCGGTCGCGTTGGCCGAACAGTCCCTCCTCGGCCTCGAGGACGACCTCGGGGCGATCGCTCGCGAGGTGGAGTACGGCGTCGAACTCGTCGAACGCGGGGGCCTCCTGTGCGGTCAGCGCCTCGGGTTCCGGGAGGCCGACCGCGTCGGGCAGCGGCCCGTCGAATCGGTCGAAGTACGCCGGCGTGTAGCCGAGCGTGAACACGAGTCCGTCGTTGCTCCACTCGTAGGCGCGCTCGAGCGTTTGCAGCGCGGATTCGGTTGTCTCGCGTGCGTCCTCGGCGACGGAGTGGTCCGTGCCGTCGCCAGCATCATCGAAGACGCCGTCCCGGAGCGATAGCGCCACCAGCACGTGATGTTCCGGCGGCCGAACGTTGCCGTCCTCGTCCGTCGTCAGCGCTTCGTTCCACGCGTGCTGGCGGTCAGGAAGCGACTCGGGATCGGACGTTCCGGTCGGTACGTCCGGGTCGCCGTCGTCGCCGTCGCTGGCGAACTCGAGGCAGGCGCTCAGCGCCGTCGTCCCGCCGACGGCGACCAGCGCACGGAGGTAGTCCCGTCGGGGCAGCGAGGACCGATCGGGAAGCGTCACTACGTAACCTACCGGCCGTGAGCCCCAAATGGCTTTCTCTCAGCGGCTACGTGCGTCTCCGTCCGACTACGTTTCCCATCGTTCTCGCGGTCGCGTTCGTGCTCGTGCTCGAGATCGAGTCGATCCGACCGTCAGTAATGCCACGGGAAGTCGTCGAAATCCGGCTCTCGGCCCTCGACGAACGCGTCTCGGCCCTCCTTGGCCTCGTCGGTCATATATCCGAGTCGGGTCGCCTCGCCGGCGAACACCTGCTGGCCGATCATGCCGTCGTCGGTCATGTTGAACCCGTACTTGAGCATCCGCATCGCCGTCGGGCTCTTGGAGTTGATCCGCTCGCCCCACTCGAGGGCCGTCTCCTCGAGGTCCTCGTGGGGGACGACCTCGTTGACCATTCCCATATCGGCGGCTTCCTCGGCGTCGTAGGTCTTCCCGAGGAAGAACACCTCGCGGGCCTTCTTCTGGCCGATCTGCTTGGCGAGGTACGCGGACCCGAAGCCGGCGTCGTAGCTGGCCACGTCGGGGTCGGTCTGGAGGAACTTGGCGTGCTCCTCGCTCGCAAGGGTGAGATCGCAGACGACGTGCAGCGAGTGGCCGCCGCCGACGGCCCAGCCGGGGACGACGCAGACGACGACCTTCGGAATGTGGCGAATGAGGCGCTGGACCTCGAGGATGTGCAGCCGTCCTTGCTCGGATGCCCGCTCCTCGTCCCCGTCGTACTGGTACCCGTCCTCGCCGCGGATCGTCTGATCCCCACCGGAACAGAACGCCCAGCCGCCGTCCTTCGGTGACGGGCCGTTTCCGGTCAGGAAGACACAACCCACGTCGGTTTGGCGTTTCGCGTGCTCGAGGGCGTCGTACAGTTCGTCGACGGTCCCCGGCCGGAAGGCGTTGCGCACCTCGGGGCGGTCGAAGGCGATCCGGACCGTCCCGGAGTCGACCGCGCGGTGGTAGGTGATATCGCGGAAGTCGTCGTTGGGCTCGAGCGGCTCCCAGCGCTCGGGATCGAACAGTTCCGAAACCATTGCTTGGTGGTTGGTCGGCGCCGGCTGAAATAGATTCGCGTCCGGGACGATCGGTCGATTCGAATACCACGAAAGCCCCTGACCCGATCGACCTTCCGGGACTTGCTGCGGTCCTCGCTTCGCTGTGGTCCTTACGGCGCCCGGGTAGGACCGACCGGGTCAGCCCCTTTCATTCCCACCCGTGTCGGCAGATTGGCCGGGCTACCACGGGTGGGAATGAAAGGGGCTGCCGGCATCCGGGAAGACGGACGACGGGAGCACGCGACCGAAGGGAGCGCGCGCAGCGAGGTCTTCGCGAACGAAGTGGGCGAAGGGCAGCGAGACGCGAAGCGTCTCGCCAGGCCCTCGACCGAATGCCCGCAAGGGCTTTCGTAGTGGTGTCGATTCGCCCGACCGAAAGCCGTGCGATCGAGAACATCGCACCGCCTCACGCTCGAGTGGCGTTCAGTCCCTGCTCGATGTCAGTGGCGTAGGTCTCGTCAACCTCGAGCGGCGTCGGACTGTCCCGGACCGTGTTCGTCGCGACGACGCCGGCCGCGCCGGAGCGGATGCGGATTCCCGCCGCGTCGGCGCCGTTGATCGAGTTTCCAGTCACGGTGAAGCTGTGGGGCCGTTCCGTCTCGCGGGCGGCCTCGTCCTCGGGGTCCGCGGGAACGGTTCGGGCGAGGATCCCGACCGGACAGTTGTCGACCTGGTTGCCCGAAATCGTGATGTCGTACGAACGAGCGCGGTCCGTCCCGGCGATTTCCTCGCGGACGTGGGTCTCCTTGTACTCGATCTCGATCCCCGCCTCGCCGCCCGGATCGGGTTTGTACTCCTCGAGGCCCCGACAGACGTTGCCGACGATGGCGCCCTGCTGGGCGGGCGAACACGCGATGAGACTGTGGCCGCCCTCCTCGACGACGTTGCCGTAGACGGTGAAGTTGCTGACGTTGTAGGTCGCGATGTTGTTGTAGGTCACGCCGGCGACGTAGTTCCGCGCGACGACCACGTTCTCCGAGCGGCGCAGATCGCGGTCGCCGCCGGTCGGGGCGGCGCGGCTGGTGATCCCGTACCAGTTGGGATCGAGCACCTCGTTGCCGACGACCTGCACGTTGCGACACCGCGAGAACGAGATCGCCATCTGGAACCCCTCGACGGTGCGGTTGTTCGCGATCACCAGCCCGTCGCAGTCGTCGGCCTGAATCGCGTGGTTGTCGGTTTGCGTGCCGTCGGCGTCGAACTCGATATTGGCCACCGTCGCGCCGTCGCCGCGAACGCGGATCAGGTCGTGGCCCGACTCCCCGCTCGCGCCGGCCACGACGAACCGGGTTCCGCCGCTGCCGACCAGCCCGGTGTCGTCGCCGACCGTCGCTGGCCCGCCGAACTCGAAGGTATCGCCGCTCGCGACGACGGTGCCGCCGGACGCCGGGAGTTCGTCAAAGGCGTGCTGGAACGCCTCCTCCGCGGTGCCGTCGGTCGCGAACGCGATCGTTCCCGTGTCGCCCTCGAGAACCAGGTACTCGGCGTCGGCGAGACGCCCGTGGCCGCGGCCGCGTTCCGCGTCGGTCGCGCTACCGTTGCCGTTTCCGGCGCCGTTTCGATTTCCGTTCTGGTTGCCGTTTCCGTTCCCGTTGTTGCTCCACCCTCGTTTACGGCCCGGAAGCGCGCCATCGCCGATCCGAGCGACGTAGTACACCGCACCGGAGCCGTCCGGAGCGGCGGTCGGCTGCGCTCGGCCGGAGCCGGTCAGCGCGCCGAGTCCGACGGTCGCGCCGAGTCCGCTGAGGAACGATCGACGCGTCGGCTGTCCGTTCGCTGCGGGCCATCCGTTCGTGGTACCGCTCTCGTCGAACATCACCCGGGACTGCCGACGACCGGCCAATGGTGTTTTATAATAGCCGTACGGTTGAATTCTGAGCGTTATGTCGGGAATATACCGGACACGACGGCTACGTACCGGACGGCGTGTTCCGGGCGTTGGCGCTCGAGCTGTCGCGCTCGTAACTTCGTCAGAAAGACGCCAGCTGAGCTACCGGGCAGCGCGACCGACCGCGAAAAACATAGTCGTCGATTCCGTACCCTCCGCCGATGACAGACGACGACTCCGCGAGCGACGAGCGCACCGTCATCCGAGCAGGCCGCGAGTTCGAACAGGAGTACCGCCTCGACGCCAGCGAGGCGGGCGAGTTCCTGATCACGCTGGGCGAGCAGCTCCGCGACAGCGATGAGCTGACGATCAGCGACACCACCGACGGCGAGGCGTGGGAACTGCCCTTCGCCTTCGGCGAACCGGTCGAACTCGAGCTCGACTTCGACGGGATGGGCGAGCCGGAACTCGAGATCGAACTCGAGTTGCCCGGCCGAACGGACGAGAAGGCGCCGCAGATCGACTGAACGCGACGGCTCGAGACACCGCCGTTCTCATTTTTCGGCACCGACGACGTAGTCGCGCTCGAGCGTCGGGACGGAGCCGCGAATACTGACGAACCGCGCCGCGAGCGCGCAATCGAACCGTTCTTGTCCCGGACTTTCGTGGGGTCGCGATATGGATGCCGGACTCGGAGTCGCGCTGCTCGCCGCCCTCGTCTGGGGCGTCTACATCTACGTGCTGAAGCGGTCGTTCGACGAGTATCCGCCGGCGGCGTTGACCGTGCTCATCAACGCCTTCGGCATCGCGTGGTACCTGCCGGTCGCGGTCACGCAGGTCGACGGGTCGGCGGCGGCCCTCGGAAGCTTCGGCCTCGCCGAAGCGGGCGTAACGACGCTCACGATCGTCGCGACCGCCGCCGCGTTCGTGCTCTTTCTGCGGGCGATCGACGAGGGCGACGTCTCCTACGTCACGCCGATCAACAAGATCGTCCCGATGTTCGTGTTGCCCCTCGAGGTGCTGGTGCTCGGGCAGGTGCTGACGCCGCTGGAAGTCGGCGGCGTCGTCGTCGCGACGCTGGCGGTGTACGTCGCGAACTACGATCCCGGCGGCTTCTTCGAGCCGTTTCGGAAGGCCGCAGCCTCGAGGCCCGCCCAGCTCGCGCTGCTGAGCGCGATGTGTTACGCGGTCAGCGACCTCGGCAAGCGGGTGTCCTTACAGGAGCTGGCGATCCCGGAGCGGCTCTGGGTGCCGATGCTGCTGGTGGGGGTCGCGGTCGTCCTCCTGCCGATCGCGGTTCGCAATCCGCCGACCGAATCCGACCTCGGGCTCCGCGGCGACCTGCCGACCCTCGCCGTCGCGGGCGGGATGGTGGCGCTCGGCGAGCACCTGACGACGCTCTCCTTCGCCGTGCTACCCGCCAGCATCGCCTCGCCGGTCATCAACACGCAGGCGATCGTCGCGGTCGTCCTCGGCGGCGTCCTGCTGGGCGAACGACACTTCCGGCTTCGGCTCGTCGCCGCCGTACTCGCGGTGATCGGCGTGACGCTGATCGCGATCTGACGGATTCAGGGGATCGATTGAAGATCCGAATTAGACGCTGTTTGATATAGCGTTATGAGATTTAATTGGTCGATATCGGCCAGCGGTTACGGACGTCGCTACGCAGTCTGCAGCGGACAATCAGTAGGCAACTGCTCGAGATGGGCCTGAAAAACCGGCGCTCAGTCGCTCCGCGTGCCGTCGACAGCGTCGGCGACGCGAGCCGCGAGTTCCTCGCGCCGGCGGTGGCTCCGCTCGGCGTCAAACTCGAGTGACAGCACCTGCGTTCCCTCGCGCTTGAGGGACCGGCGATACGCGTCGTCGAACTCGCGGGGCTCGACTCGCTCGAACTCGAGTCCGTAGGTCTCGCCGAGCGACTCGAAATCGATCCCGTGGGGCGTCTTGAACTGGCCGGTGAAAGGCGGGTCGAACTCCTCGATGGGAAGTTTGTGGAAGATGCCGCCGCCGTCGTTGTCCAGCAGGACGATCGTGGCGTCGACGTCGCAGCGGTCGACCGCGAGCAGGCCGTTCGAATCGTGGTAGAAGGCCAGATCGCCGGTGACGAGCACGAGCGGTTCGTCCGCGTCGGTCGCGCTGCCGGCGCCCAGCGCCGTGCTCTCGATCCCGTCGATGCCGCTGGCCCCGCGGTTCGCGAGCACCGTGAGTTCGGCGGCTCGAGGGCGGCCGAACCGGTCGGCGTCCCGGATCGGCATGCTGTTCGAAACGAACACCGTCGCCGGATCGGGCGCGCCCTCGAAGACCGACGCGAGGACGGCGCCCTCGAGGGGGTCGGCCTCGAGCGCGTCGTCGATTCGCGCTGCCTCGTGAACGTCCCAGTGTTTCCGCTCGGCGGCCTCGAACTGTGCGAGCCATCCGTCCTCGGTCGCCGTTCCAGCACTCGAGGCAGAATCCAGGGCCTCGCGCACGCCGTCGACGACCGACGCGGCCGTCGCCGCGAGCAAATCTGTCGCGGTAAAGGTCGCCTCGCGCCACGCGCCCGCGGGATCGACCACGAACTGGCGCGCGTCGGCGTCCCGCAGCGCGTGGCGCAGCGGTTTCGACGTCGGCGATGCGCCGAACCGGAGGACGACGTCCGGATCCTCGAGCGCGTCGATATATGTGTCGTAGCCGCCGTAGACTCGTATGGAGTCTCCGCGCGCGCGAACGTGCGAGCCGAACCGCAGTCCCGACAGGGGATCGGCGAGGACCGGCGCGCCGACGCGCTCGGCGAGGTCGACGACCGCGTCGGGCTCGAGTTCCCGCAAATTACGCGGATCCGCAGGGCCGGCGACGATGAGCGGCCGCTTGGCGTTCTCGAGCGCGTCGGTAAGTGAGCGTAATCCGTCGCCGGCAGCCTCGAGCGTCCGCCGACCGCGATCGGTTTCGACGAAGGCGCCGTCCCGCCCGCGCCCGGCGAGCGTCTCGGCGAACGAGTCGGGGACGGCGTCGGGCACCTCGAGCGGCTCGAGGGGTTTTTTGAACGGACAGTTCAGGTGGACGGGACCGGGTTCGACGCCGAGGGATTCCGAGAGCGCCCGCGCGGCGGTCGTCCGGAGACTCCGGACCTTCCGCTCGTCGGCTTCGGGTTCCGGCAGTTCGGCGTACCAGCAGACGGCGTCGCCGTAGAGCTCGACCTGGTCGATCGTCTGGTTCGCGCCGCTGTCCCGGAGTTCGGGTGGCCGATCCGCGGTGAGTACGAGCAGCGGGACGCGAGCCTGATTGGCCTCGATGACGCCGGGGTGGAAGTTCGCCGCCGCCGTTCCGGAGGTACAGACCAGCGCCGTCGGCTCGCCGGTGCGGCGTGCCCGGCCGAGCGCGAAGTAGGCCGCCGAACGCTCATCTAAATGCGAGTAGACCTCGAGCTCGGGGTGTTCGGCGAAGGCGACCGTCAGCGGCGTCGAGCGGCTCCCCGGGGCGATACAGACGGCCTCGAGGCCGCCGGCGGCGAGTTCGTCGGCGAGGACGCGACCCCAAAGGGTCGCGCGGTTCGGTGCGCTCATGCGTGTCTTGGAGTTGCAAACGGCACGTGGAATCGTTATCGTAACTCGTCGAGAATCGGTCGGAACTTCAACTGCACTTCCTCCCACTCCTCGTCGGGATCGCTGTCGGCGACGATGCCGCTGCCCGCGAAGAGCGTGACGGCCTCGTCGGTCGCGATTCCGGAGCGGAGGCCGACCGCGAACTCGCCGTCCCCGTCGGCGTCGAACCAGCCGACGGGCGCGGCGTACCAGCCCCGGTCGAACGGCTCCGTCTCGCGGATCGTCTCCCAGGCCGCGTCCGGAGGCATCCCGCCGACCGCAGGCGTCGGGTGCAGCGCCTCGACGATCTCGAGGACGTGGCGATCGCCGTCGAGCGTGGCCTCGATGGGCGTCCGGAGATGCTGGATCGTCGCCAGCTTGCGGATCGTTCGCCCGTCTATCTCGAGATCCCGGGCGAGCGGTGCGAGCTGGTCGCGGATCGCGTCGACGACCAGTTCGTGCTCGCGTCGGAGTTTATCGCTCTCGAGCAGTCGATCGGCGTGCTGCTGGTCTTCGTCGGGCGTCTCGCCGCGCGGCGCGGAGCCCGCGAGCGCCTCGGTCGCGACCCGAGGGCCGCGTTTCGCGACCAGCCGCTCGGGCGGCGCGCCGAAGAAGGTGACCCCGCCCTCGCGGCCGATCCGGAACCGGTAGCAGTTCGGGTACTCCCGGCGGAGCCGCTCGAGGGTCGCCCCGACGTCGATCGGGCCCTCGAGGGCGACCGACAGCGCCTGCGCGAGGACGACCTTCGTGAGGCGGCCGTCGGCGATCCGCTCGAGGGCGGCTTCGATTCCGGTTCGCCACTCCTCGGGCGCGGTCGTCCGGTGGGTCGCAGCGACGCCGGGGCCCGCGCCGCTCGGCTGCATCGCGGGGAGATCCGCGATGCGGTCGTGCCAGCGCTCGAGTCGCGCGGTCGCCTCGCCGGCGTCGGTGCCGACGGCCGTGAGCCACGTACCTTCCCCGTCGCTTCGGACGACGAACACGCGGGGAATGACGAACGAAGCGGCGTCGAAATCGTCCCAGTTCGGCTGCGGGTTCGGCGTCGAACGCGCGGTCGAATCGGAATCGTCGGAATCCGTGCGGTCGGCGGCGTGATAATCGTGAAACGCGAAGCCGCCGACCGCTCGCGGGCGAGCGACCTCGGGACCGTCGTGCTCGAGTCCGTCAAACGCGCGGCTGGCCTGCCGTCGAATTGCGGCGAATCGCTCGGGTCCGGTCGCGACGAACCGCGCCGCGACGCCGCGGCCGACGAGCTCGAGGCCGTCGGGAGCGGCCCACTGGATGCGTGCGCGGTCGGTTTGGTTCGCCTCTGCGGCGGTGTCAGCGTCGACGCCATCGACGTCGGCGGCCGCGATTGCGCCGAATGAGACGTCCTCGAGTTCGCGGCTACGGCTCACCAACTCGCCGTCGACCGTCACGCTCCGGGTGGCAGCGGTATCCGTGCCCGCCAGCCGACCTTCGACCTCGCGCTTGCCCGACGTCCGGTCCATCGCACGATGGTCAGGACCGCCGCGCCTTCAGCCTAACTATATCGCTCCTCTCGCCACGGGTTCGCCGTCTGGGAGTAGCCGCGCTTCTCCCAGTAGCCCCGCTCGGATTCGGTGAGGAACTCGATGCCGTCGACCCACTTGGCACCCTTGTAGGCGTACTTGTGCGGGGTAACGACCCGAAGCGGCCCGCCGTGATCGTCGGGCAGCGGCTCGCCGTCGAACTCCCAGATGAACAGCACTTCGTCGCGCATGCAGTCCTCGAGGGGAAGGTCGGTCGTGTAGCCGTCTAGCGCGGAGAACATAACGTGGACGGCGTCGTCGTGGACGCCCGCCCGCTCGGCGAGTTCGGGGAAGGGAACGCCGGTGAACTCGCAGTCGAACTTGCTCCAGCCGGTTACGCAGTGGAAGTCCTGGCGCTGGGTCTCGCTGGGTAGGTCGCGGAACTCGCCCCACGAGAAGGACAGTTCCTCGTCGACCGCGCCGGTGACGGTGAACTCCCACGTCTCGGGGTCCCAGTCCGGCGTCCCGCTCTTCGAGAGGACGGGAAACTCGGAGGTCTCGCGCTGGCCCGACGGGAGCCGATCGTCGCCGAACTCCTGGTAGAGGTCCGTAACGTCCTTCGTCATGTCCATCACTTCGTCCGGATAGCCGTAGGTGTGACGCTCCGTCCCGGTGACTCGAGCGGGTGGACCGGAGACCACCAGCCGTTACCGACCCAGTCCGATCGCGGGTGACAGGAACGGCTGGAGAAAGGCCTTGTTACCCGCTGAAACGGGGGTCCGAAACGGTGTGAAACGGTCCTGCGACCGTTATAATACCAGCATACGGCCTGAAACCCTCGCCACCCCTTTGTAGCAACTCGCCCACCAACCCAATGCATGGCGAGTAGACAACAGATAATGGAACGGGAAATGTCCGGACAGGAAGCCGAAGAAGTTGGCGAGCAGGCGATGGGGCCCGCATTCATCGCGTCGGCCGCGTCGGTCGGCCTTTCGCTCTACTACTTCTTCATGAGAGGAGAGCGACAGCTCGGCGCGTTCATCGGGCTGTGGCCGCCGACGATCCTCGCGTTCGCGAGCTACTTCAACCAGCGCAAGATGCGCCAGCAGCTGGACTCGCTGACCCAGCCCGGGGCGACGCTCAAAAACGCGTTCGACTCGATGATGGGCAACCGGTAACGGTACCTGAGAACCGCTCACCGCTGACGACCGCGGCATTCGAGTCGCGCCCTCCTTTGCGGATTCCATTTACGGATAGCGGACCGACCGTCGCGAGCCATCGTTGGCTCCGCGAGCGGATCGGAATGCGGCTCAAACCGCCGATTCGAACGCCGACGCAAGAGCGGATCGGAATGCGGCTCAAACCGCCGATTCGAACGCCGACGCAAGGCTTTTCTGCGCGTGCAGAATCCCCGTCAAACCTAAATACCCCCTCACCGAAAGCCGAATCAGATGCCGAAAGTAGAGATCACCATCCCGGAACACCTCGAGATGCAGATCGCCCAGATGGTCGAGCGCGGCGAGTTCGTCAATCGCGAGGAGGCGATCGAGGACCTCCTCTCGACGGGCATTAAGGCCTACAAGACCAGCGGGCCGATGGACGAAGAGGAGGGTACAGGCACCGGTGGCGGCACCGGTCTCGAAGACGACGGAATGATGGGCCACGACGACGAGTACGTCTTCTAACTCGGCCTACAGCGCGACCGTGAGGAGGGGGATACCGAAGGCGATCGCCGCCCCGACCGCGAGCACGAGCGCGCCGACGCCGACGGCTCGCGAGGAGTAGTCGCTCATCGGTGCGGTCGTCCGCTCGGCCTCGAGATCGTGGCCGACGTCGGCGCCCGTGTCGCTCCCGTGCTCCGCCGCTGGAGTATCGTGCGTGTCGTCCGTGTCTGCCATACTCGCGTGTTGACCCTTCACGGTCTTAAAAACACCTACACGCAACACGGCAGCCGTCCGCTCATATCAAAGTATTTACTAACGCCGCGAGAAGCGGCGGCAATGCCCTCCACAACGGTTTCTCGCAGGCGACTGCTCGCCGTCGGCAGCGGCTGTCTCTCGCTGGCGATCGCGGGCTGCGCCGGCGAAAGCGAGAGCGAATCGACGGTCGAAGGGAAGGGGAGCGACGAGCCGACAGGCGAGTCAACGGTCGAGTCGACCCACGAATACGAGTCCCTGTTCGTGCGATCGGACGGGGACGGTCACTTCATCTACCGCGACGAGGAACGGGCGAACGAGGCCGCGGAAACCAGCGATGCCGATGGCGCATCGTCCAGGCCGTACATCCGCTCCCCGTTGTTCGTCGTCGACGAGGACGACGCCGACGCGCTCCGGATCGAAACCGACGCGACCCGAGCGGACGAGATACGGGCGTTCGTCGCCGAAACCGACTTCGAGAGCGAGTCGATCGTCATCGACCAACGGACGATCGAGGACTGCTACCGCCGCCACATCGAGGGGATTCGGGCCGGCGGCTCGTTTCACACCGACTACTGCCAGTCGCTGAAAGGACCGATGACGCCGTGTGAAGCGGGCAAAGAAGTGATGGAAGCGGTGATTCTGCGAGTGCACCGACCCTACAACGAGGCCCCCTCGAGCCGCAGCAGTTCCGAGAGTCACTCGTGTCCAGGTTCGATCGCCGCGCGCGACCGCACCCGGAACGAGGGCGAGGAGGAGGACGACGACGAATGACGCCCGGCAGCAACTCCGGCCCCGAGGTCGGACCGCGTC
The DNA window shown above is from Halopiger xanaduensis SH-6 and carries:
- a CDS encoding DMT family transporter, with translation MDAGLGVALLAALVWGVYIYVLKRSFDEYPPAALTVLINAFGIAWYLPVAVTQVDGSAAALGSFGLAEAGVTTLTIVATAAAFVLFLRAIDEGDVSYVTPINKIVPMFVLPLEVLVLGQVLTPLEVGGVVVATLAVYVANYDPGGFFEPFRKAAASRPAQLALLSAMCYAVSDLGKRVSLQELAIPERLWVPMLLVGVAVVLLPIAVRNPPTESDLGLRGDLPTLAVAGGMVALGEHLTTLSFAVLPASIASPVINTQAIVAVVLGGVLLGERHFRLRLVAAVLAVIGVTLIAI
- a CDS encoding right-handed parallel beta-helix repeat-containing protein → MFDESGTTNGWPAANGQPTRRSFLSGLGATVGLGALTGSGRAQPTAAPDGSGAVYYVARIGDGALPGRKRGWSNNGNGNGNQNGNRNGAGNGNGSATDAERGRGHGRLADAEYLVLEGDTGTIAFATDGTAEEAFQHAFDELPASGGTVVASGDTFEFGGPATVGDDTGLVGSGGTRFVVAGASGESGHDLIRVRGDGATVANIEFDADGTQTDNHAIQADDCDGLVIANNRTVEGFQMAISFSRCRNVQVVGNEVLDPNWYGITSRAAPTGGDRDLRRSENVVVARNYVAGVTYNNIATYNVSNFTVYGNVVEEGGHSLIACSPAQQGAIVGNVCRGLEEYKPDPGGEAGIEIEYKETHVREEIAGTDRARSYDITISGNQVDNCPVGILARTVPADPEDEAARETERPHSFTVTGNSINGADAAGIRIRSGAAGVVATNTVRDSPTPLEVDETYATDIEQGLNATRA
- a CDS encoding sulfite oxidase-like oxidoreductase; translation: MTKDVTDLYQEFGDDRLPSGQRETSEFPVLSKSGTPDWDPETWEFTVTGAVDEELSFSWGEFRDLPSETQRQDFHCVTGWSKFDCEFTGVPFPELAERAGVHDDAVHVMFSALDGYTTDLPLEDCMRDEVLFIWEFDGEPLPDDHGGPLRVVTPHKYAYKGAKWVDGIEFLTESERGYWEKRGYSQTANPWREERYS
- a CDS encoding isochorismate synthase → MDRTSGKREVEGRLAGTDTAATRSVTVDGELVSRSRELEDVSFGAIAAADVDGVDADTAAEANQTDRARIQWAAPDGLELVGRGVAARFVATGPERFAAIRRQASRAFDGLEHDGPEVARPRAVGGFAFHDYHAADRTDSDDSDSTARSTPNPQPNWDDFDAASFVIPRVFVVRSDGEGTWLTAVGTDAGEATARLERWHDRIADLPAMQPSGAGPGVAATHRTTAPEEWRTGIEAALERIADGRLTKVVLAQALSVALEGPIDVGATLERLRREYPNCYRFRIGREGGVTFFGAPPERLVAKRGPRVATEALAGSAPRGETPDEDQQHADRLLESDKLRREHELVVDAIRDQLAPLARDLEIDGRTIRKLATIQHLRTPIEATLDGDRHVLEIVEALHPTPAVGGMPPDAAWETIRETEPFDRGWYAAPVGWFDADGDGEFAVGLRSGIATDEAVTLFAGSGIVADSDPDEEWEEVQLKFRPILDELR
- a CDS encoding ribbon-helix-helix domain-containing protein encodes the protein MPKVEITIPEHLEMQIAQMVERGEFVNREEAIEDLLSTGIKAYKTSGPMDEEEGTGTGGGTGLEDDGMMGHDDEYVF
- a CDS encoding 1,4-dihydroxy-2-naphthoyl-CoA synthase — its product is MVSELFDPERWEPLEPNDDFRDITYHRAVDSGTVRIAFDRPEVRNAFRPGTVDELYDALEHAKRQTDVGCVFLTGNGPSPKDGGWAFCSGGDQTIRGEDGYQYDGDEERASEQGRLHILEVQRLIRHIPKVVVCVVPGWAVGGGHSLHVVCDLTLASEEHAKFLQTDPDVASYDAGFGSAYLAKQIGQKKAREVFFLGKTYDAEEAADMGMVNEVVPHEDLEETALEWGERINSKSPTAMRMLKYGFNMTDDGMIGQQVFAGEATRLGYMTDEAKEGRDAFVEGREPDFDDFPWHY
- a CDS encoding amphi-Trp domain-containing protein encodes the protein MTDDDSASDERTVIRAGREFEQEYRLDASEAGEFLITLGEQLRDSDELTISDTTDGEAWELPFAFGEPVELELDFDGMGEPELEIELELPGRTDEKAPQID
- a CDS encoding DUF7405 family protein, with protein sequence MTLPDRSSLPRRDYLRALVAVGGTTALSACLEFASDGDDGDPDVPTGTSDPESLPDRQHAWNEALTTDEDGNVRPPEHHVLVALSLRDGVFDDAGDGTDHSVAEDARETTESALQTLERAYEWSNDGLVFTLGYTPAYFDRFDGPLPDAVGLPEPEALTAQEAPAFDEFDAVLHLASDRPEVVLEAEEGLFGQRDRLNGLEVETDLTGVFERLEDRRRTGFVGAGLPADRTDVSGVPESVPEDAPFFMGFRSGFQASQATEDRVTIESGPFAGGTTQHIESLEINLEQWFQQENHTQRVSKLFSREHAEEELVGDVGEELTTTNGLTTERIDATADDAREHNVVGHAQKAARAREDGEPPLLRRDFNTVDGDRPGVHFLALQRGIDDFVRTREAMTGADLDVPMANNGIRHYIFVDRRGNYLVPPRSLRALPPADPDAEIEGD
- a CDS encoding DUF7550 family protein; its protein translation is MADTDDTHDTPAAEHGSDTGADVGHDLEAERTTAPMSDYSSRAVGVGALVLAVGAAIAFGIPLLTVAL
- the menD gene encoding 2-succinyl-5-enolpyruvyl-6-hydroxy-3-cyclohexene-1-carboxylic-acid synthase: MSAPNRATLWGRVLADELAAGGLEAVCIAPGSRSTPLTVAFAEHPELEVYSHLDERSAAYFALGRARRTGEPTALVCTSGTAAANFHPGVIEANQARVPLLVLTADRPPELRDSGANQTIDQVELYGDAVCWYAELPEPEADERKVRSLRTTAARALSESLGVEPGPVHLNCPFKKPLEPLEVPDAVPDSFAETLAGRGRDGAFVETDRGRRTLEAAGDGLRSLTDALENAKRPLIVAGPADPRNLRELEPDAVVDLAERVGAPVLADPLSGLRFGSHVRARGDSIRVYGGYDTYIDALEDPDVVLRFGASPTSKPLRHALRDADARQFVVDPAGAWREATFTATDLLAATAASVVDGVREALDSASSAGTATEDGWLAQFEAAERKHWDVHEAARIDDALEADPLEGAVLASVFEGAPDPATVFVSNSMPIRDADRFGRPRAAELTVLANRGASGIDGIESTALGAGSATDADEPLVLVTGDLAFYHDSNGLLAVDRCDVDATIVLLDNDGGGIFHKLPIEEFDPPFTGQFKTPHGIDFESLGETYGLEFERVEPREFDDAYRRSLKREGTQVLSLEFDAERSHRRREELAARVADAVDGTRSD